From the genome of Candidatus Methylomirabilis limnetica:
TGATCATCAGTGAGGCGATGCTCGCCGCATTCTGCAGCGCAATTCGAGCCACCTTGGTTGGGTCGATGATCCCGGCCGCCATCATATCTTCGTACGTCTCCGTCTCAGCGTTGAAACCGTACGAACCATCCTTCTCTCGGACCTTCTGGACGACAATCGAGCCCTCGACCCCTGCATTCTCTGCGATCTGGCGGATCGGCTCCTCCAGTGCTCGCCGAATGATGTCGCCGCCAATCTTCTCGTCGCCTTTGAGGCCCAGCTTTTCGATCACCCTCGACGCCCGAAGGAAAGCCACGCCGCCGCCCGGAATGATTCCCTCTTCGACAGCCGCACGAGTCGCGTTCAGCGCATCCTCAACGCGGGCCTTCTTCTCCTTCATGGCAATCTCGGTGGCCGCTCCGACCTTGACGATCGCCACGCCGCCAGCAAGCTTGGCCAGTCGCTCCTGCAGCTTCTCCTTGTCGTAGTCCGAGGTCGTATCCTCGACCTGGGTCCGGATCTGCTTGATGCGGGCCTCGATCTCCTTCTGAGAGCCGGACCCTTCGATGATGGTGGTATTCTCCTTGTCGATCACTATCTTCTTCGCCTTGCCCAGATCGTCCAGCCGGATGTTCTCCAGCTTGACCCCCAGCTCCTCAGAGAGTACCTCACCGCCGGTCAGGACCGCGATGTCCTTCAGCATCTCCTTGCGCCGGTCGCCAAAGCCCGGAGCCTTGACCGCCGCACAGTTCAGGGTCCCTCGCAACTTGTTGACCACCAAGGTGGCCAGCGCCTCGCCATCAACCTCTTCAGCAATCACCACCAGCGGCTTACCCATCTTGGCAATCTGCTCCAGAATCGGCAGGAGATCCTTGAGGTTGCTGATCTTCTTTTCGTGGATCAGGATCAGGGGGTTCTCCAGGACTACTTCCATCCGCTCAGGATCGGTCACGAAGTAGGGCGAGGTGTAGCCTCTGTCAAACTGCATCCCCTCAACCACATCGAGGGTCGTTTCCATGCTCTTGGCTTCCTCGACGGTGATGACCCCGTCCTTGCCGACCTTCTCCATAGCATCGGCGATGAGGTCGCCGATTTCCTTGTCGTTGTTGGCCGAGATTGTGGCAACCTGGGAGATCTCCTTCTTCCCCTTGGTTGGCTTGGAGATTTTCCTCAGTTCCTCTACGACGCCCTCAACAGCCTTCTCGATTCCTCGCTTCAGCGCCATTGGGTTCGCGCCGGCCGTCACGTTCCTGATTCCCTCCCGGAAGATCGACTGAGCCAATACGGTGGCGGTGGTGGTGCCGTCTCCGGCCACATCGGAGGTCTTACTCGCGACCTCCTTCACCATCTGGGCGCCCATATTCTCAAAGCTATCTTCAAGCTCGATCTCTTTGGCCACCGTGACCCCGTCCTTCGTAATATTTGGGGCGCCAAACTTCTTATCGATCACAACATTGCGCCCCTTGGGACCCAGGGTTACCTTCACGGCGCGGGCAAGGAGGTCAACTCCTTTTTGAATCTTTCGCCTTGCCTCCTCATCAAACAGTATTTGCTTCGCTGGCATATCAGCTTTCCTCCTTAAACGATATCAATGTTTGATCGCGAAATAGCGATCTCGTCGTCAACGCCCTACAAACCTGCTATTGCAGGATGCATAGAACGTCTTCCTCCCTCATGATCAGCAATTCCTTGTCGTCGATCTTCACCTCTGAGCCAGAGTACTTGCCAAAGAGGATCTTGTCGCCGGCCTTCACATCCATCGGCTGTCTTTTCCCGTCATCGCCGACCTTACCTGGGCCAACGGCAATGACTTCGCCCTCTTGAGGCTTCTCTTTCGCGCTGTCGGGAATGATGATCCCGCCCTTCTTAGTTTCTTTCTCTTCCAGACGCTTCACCAGGATTCTGTCGTGCAGTGGCTTCACCTTCACGATCCCTTACTCCTTTCTCCCTGTCTGCTATCTGCCGACAGGCAGGCGCGGAGCAGATATGCCCCAGCAACCCCCTGACTGTACGATGCACGCAGACAGGCACTACGGTTTACCGCAACGCACCCAACAACGATCTCACACTCACAACGATTCTGTTAGCACTCTCCTTGAGTGAGTGCTAATGGAGTATAGGCGCTTTGACCCTCATTCGCAAGGACAAATGATCGGATATATTCGGATAAAAAGTGGCAATAATCGCCATTCTAAGCAGTTAATCAATTATTGGGCTATTTATCGCTGAAACACGCATACGTTCTTTATGGTGATCTGTATTTTAGGCTCGACAGAGGGCCCGAAGGAGTCTCCCACATGAGCCGGATCAATGTCGCTTCAGGCAGGAACCCGCTCACAAAACTCTCGCTCTCATTCAATGTGCTGAAGCGGTTCTCTCCATTCTTCACTCCACTGCCGCAGAGACCTATCGCTTAATCCACCCACGCGCGCCCAATGTTTCCCTTCAGTCGATAATGGTCTTGACAGTATTCTGCGCTGGAACCTATACTCCTTCGACAACTTGGTCTATCTGGTCTGTTTGGTCTATCTGGTCTGTTTGGTCTATCTGGTCTGTTTGGTCTATCTGGTCTGTTTGGTCTATCTGGTCTGTTTGGTCTATCTGGTTTAGCTGGTCCGTTTGGTCTTGACCAAACGACGAAACAGACGAGATAGACCAGATAGACGCCATAGACATTTTCAGAGGAAGGCGTATGAAAGCCGTTATTATGGCCGGCGGATTCGGAACGCGACTGCGTCCGCTAACGATCAGCATCTCCAAGCCGATGATCCCAATGGCCACCAAGCCGATGATGGAGCATATTGTGGCACTGCTCAAGAATCACGGCTTTGACGATCTCATCACCCTCCTCTACTTCCAGCCAGAGGTCATCGAGCGCTACTTCGGCGACGGTAGCGAATTCGGCGTCAAGATGGTCTATGCCACTGCTACCGAGGACTACGGCACAGCCGGAGCGGTCAAAAACGCCGAGGCCTTTCTCGACGATACCTTCCTGATCATCAGTGGCGACCTCCTCACTGATTTTGATCTCACGGAGGCGGTCAAGTTTCACAAGGATCATGGCGCCCTAGCCACCATCGTCTTAACCAGGGTCGAGAACCCGCTCCAGTACGGTGTGGTCATCACGTCTCACGACGGCCGCGTCACACACTTCCTGGAGAAGCCGAGCTGGAGCGAGGTCTTTAGCGATACCGTGAATACCGGAATCTATATCCTCGAGCCCGAGGTACTCGATCTGATCCCGCCTGGGAAGTCGTTCGACTTTAGCCGCGATCTATTCCCGAAGCTCTTGAATGAGGGCCGCGCGCTATACGGCTATGTGGCGACCGGGTACTGGAAGGACGTGGGCGATCTGATCGAGTACCGCCTTGCGCATCGGGATATCCTGGCCGGTATGGTGAAGGTCGCACTTCCAGGGAAGCTGGTGGAGGGACTTGACAAGCCGATCTGGCTTGGGGAGGGGAGTCGCGTCGATTTCACCGCGTCGCTGAAGGGCGGCGTCCTGATCGGCAAACACACGCAGGTCGGGCCAAATGTTCATATCACCCGCAGCGTCATCGGCGACAACTGCGTCATCGAGGAGGGGGCCGTCATCGTTGGATCGGTCCTCTGGAATAACGTCTTTATCGGCCCCCGCGCCATCCTGAAGGAGAACATTGTCGGCCGTGGAAGCGAGATTAAGGCGCACGCTCACCTCTTTGAGGGTGCGTTAATCAGTGATCAGTGTAAGGTCGGCGAGGGGTCAGTGGTCAAGGCCGACGTGAAGGTCTGGCCCCATAAGGTGGTGGAGGACGGGGCCATCCTGGCCACCAGTTTGGTCTGGGGGCAGAAGTGGTCCCGTTCTCTGTTCGGGGCCTACGGTGTGACCGGGTTGGCTAATCTTGAGATCTCGCCTGAGTTTGCGGCCAAGCTCGGGGCCTGCTTTGGGGCAACTCTCCGGATGGGAGCGATCGTCCGCACCAGCCGTGATTGTCACCAGGCCTCTCACATGGTCAAGCGCGCGATCATCTGTGGCCTCCACTCCGCCGGCGTGGATGTGCACGATTTTCGCATCGTCCCTATCCCGGTGGTCCGGTACCAGATGGGCGCTCGCGGTGCGGTGGGTGGTGTGCACGTCCGAAAGTCCCCCTTCGATCCCGAGCTGATCGACATCCAATTCTTTGATGAGCGCGGAATGGATATCTCGTCCAGTTGGGAAAAGAGCATCGAACGATCCTTCTTTCGGGAAGACTTCCGCCGCGCGAAGGTCGATGAGATTGGCCACCTCTCTCTCCCTGTGTACGACGTGGAATTGTACCAGGAGGGGGTGCTGAGCGTTATCGATCGGGGTGCGCTGCGCGGTCGTGGCTTCCGGATCGTGATCGACTACGCCTATGGTTCATCCTCCATTATCTTCCCCCAGATCCTCGGGAGGTTGGGGTGTGAGGTGATTGCGCTGAACGCGTACCTGGATCCGGGTAGAATCACCAAGAGCGCGGAGGGCTTCCATCGTTCATTGCAGCAACTGTCGGAGATTGTCAGAAGTCTGGGAGCTGACCTGGGGATCATGCTTGATACCGGGGCAGAGAAGATCTTCGTTGTGGATGACAATGGCGACCTGTTGAGCGATGACCTGGCATTAGCCCTCATGGCCCTACTGGTAATGCGGACCCATCCTCCGGGGGTGATCGGCGTTCCCATCACCGCCAGCTCAGCCATTGAGGATCTGGCCCGCGACCAGGGCTTTCGGGTCATCAGGACGAAAACGGCCCCGCGTGCGTCGACAGAAGCGGCAACCCAGGAGGGTGTCATCTTCGTGGGCGACGGTCTCGGCGGTTTCATCTTCTCGCAGTTCCAACCGGTCTTTGACGGAATGCTCGCTACCCTCAAGCTCCTGGAAATGTTAGCCGCTCAGGATATTCGGTTGCATCAACTGATCCGCTCCATTCCGCAGCGTTTCCGGTGCCACGAGCATATCCCATGCCCCTTGGAGCGAAAGGGCGGGACGATGCGGGCACTCATCGCCGATACTGCAGATGAGCAGGTCGAACTGGTGGATGGGGTAAAGGTCCATCTTGGCAATGACTCCGTGATCCTCTATCCGGATCAAGACCGGCCGTATTTCCACATCATCGCCGAAGCCGGTACGCTCGCGCGGGCAGAGGCCCACTTGGCTCGGTATCGAGAAGTCCTCGCGCTCTGCATGAAGAGTAGCCTGCCAGAGGTCGCTCCGTGAATCCTATCCGGTTCGGTACCTCCGGCTGGCGCGATGTCATCGCCGACACCTTCACCTTTGCCAATGTCCGCCTAGTAACGCGAGCCATCGCAGAATACCTGCTCGACGAGGGAGCAGATCAACCACAGGTCGTCGTGGGGTACGACACTCGCTTTCTCTCGGAAGCCTTTGCGGCCGAGGCGGCGACGGTATTGGCGGCTCACGGAATCCGGGTCTGGCTCACTGATCGGGATACTCCGACACCCGTTATCGCTTACGAAGTGATCCGCCGCGGCGCAGCAGGCGGCCTGAACATTACCGCCAGCCACAACCCTCCAGAATATAACGGGCTCAAATTCTCCGGCCCCTCAGGCGGCTCGGTTCCTCCCGCAGTCACCGATCGAATCGAAAAGAGGGTCCAGGAGCTACTGGCGCAACCCGAGGTCCAGTACCCCTCTCTCGCAGAGTTAGAGGCCAAGGGACTCGTGGTGCGGATCGACCCGCGGCCGACATACCTGAACCGACTACGGGAGCTGGTAGATCTCAAAGCGATTGCGGCAGCACGCCTGAAGGTGGCAGTCGACCTGCTCTACGGGACCGCCAGGGGCTACTTGGACGAGATCCTGCGCGAGGCCGGGTGTGACGTGCAGACCTTGCACGGATCCAGTAATCCCGCTTTCGGCGGTCTGACGCCGGACCCCTCGGAGATGAACCTCCGGGAGCTGGCGACTGTCGTGCGGGCCGGCGGATTTCATCTCGGGTTAGCCGCCGATGGCGATGCCGATCGATATGGGATTATTGACAAGGACGGCGGCTTCATCGAACCCAACTATATCCTGGCCCTGCTCCTGAAACACCTGACCACTACTCGCGGATGGCGCATGGGGGTAGCTCGATCGGTGGCCACAAGCCATCTGGTCGATGCGGTGGCCCGACTGCAGGCGGTCCCGGTGTATGAAACCAAGGTCGGTTTCAAATACCTCGGTGAACTCATCACCCAGGGAAAGGTCGCACTCTGCGGCGAGGAAAGCGCCGGATTGTCAATCCGGGGTCACGTGCCGGAAAAGGACGGAATTCTCGCCGCCCTCCTAGTAGCGGAAATGGTAGCCATAGCCGGTGGCCCCGGCGTCCAGAGCCTTCTCGATACGCTCTATGCCGAGGTGGGGGGTGCGATTTACGCTCGCCGCCTGAACCTCCATCTGACGCGAGAGCAGCAAGGACGCCTAGCTGATCGCCTGAAGGATTTACCGGCGCGGGTGGGTGGACTTGCCGTAGTGGAGGTGAACACGCTGGACGGCACGAAGCTGCTGCTTGAGGACGGCAGTTGGTTCCTCGTGCGGCCTTCAGGAACAGAACCGGTGGTGCGTCTCTATCTGGACGCGCATTCCGAGGCACAGATTGAGGAGCTGACGACAGCGGCGCGGGCGCTCCTCGATGTCTGAACGGGTGGTGGCG
Proteins encoded in this window:
- the groL gene encoding chaperonin GroEL (60 kDa chaperone family; promotes refolding of misfolded polypeptides especially under stressful conditions; forms two stacked rings of heptamers to form a barrel-shaped 14mer; ends can be capped by GroES; misfolded proteins enter the barrel where they are refolded when GroES binds), whose amino-acid sequence is MPAKQILFDEEARRKIQKGVDLLARAVKVTLGPKGRNVVIDKKFGAPNITKDGVTVAKEIELEDSFENMGAQMVKEVASKTSDVAGDGTTTATVLAQSIFREGIRNVTAGANPMALKRGIEKAVEGVVEELRKISKPTKGKKEISQVATISANNDKEIGDLIADAMEKVGKDGVITVEEAKSMETTLDVVEGMQFDRGYTSPYFVTDPERMEVVLENPLILIHEKKISNLKDLLPILEQIAKMGKPLVVIAEEVDGEALATLVVNKLRGTLNCAAVKAPGFGDRRKEMLKDIAVLTGGEVLSEELGVKLENIRLDDLGKAKKIVIDKENTTIIEGSGSQKEIEARIKQIRTQVEDTTSDYDKEKLQERLAKLAGGVAIVKVGAATEIAMKEKKARVEDALNATRAAVEEGIIPGGGVAFLRASRVIEKLGLKGDEKIGGDIIRRALEEPIRQIAENAGVEGSIVVQKVREKDGSYGFNAETETYEDMMAAGIIDPTKVARIALQNAASIASLMITTEAMVTDIPEKDKMPAMPPGGGHGMGDMY
- the groES gene encoding co-chaperone GroES; the encoded protein is MKVKPLHDRILVKRLEEKETKKGGIIIPDSAKEKPQEGEVIAVGPGKVGDDGKRQPMDVKAGDKILFGKYSGSEVKIDDKELLIMREEDVLCILQ
- a CDS encoding mannose-1-phosphate guanyltransferase produces the protein MKAVIMAGGFGTRLRPLTISISKPMIPMATKPMMEHIVALLKNHGFDDLITLLYFQPEVIERYFGDGSEFGVKMVYATATEDYGTAGAVKNAEAFLDDTFLIISGDLLTDFDLTEAVKFHKDHGALATIVLTRVENPLQYGVVITSHDGRVTHFLEKPSWSEVFSDTVNTGIYILEPEVLDLIPPGKSFDFSRDLFPKLLNEGRALYGYVATGYWKDVGDLIEYRLAHRDILAGMVKVALPGKLVEGLDKPIWLGEGSRVDFTASLKGGVLIGKHTQVGPNVHITRSVIGDNCVIEEGAVIVGSVLWNNVFIGPRAILKENIVGRGSEIKAHAHLFEGALISDQCKVGEGSVVKADVKVWPHKVVEDGAILATSLVWGQKWSRSLFGAYGVTGLANLEISPEFAAKLGACFGATLRMGAIVRTSRDCHQASHMVKRAIICGLHSAGVDVHDFRIVPIPVVRYQMGARGAVGGVHVRKSPFDPELIDIQFFDERGMDISSSWEKSIERSFFREDFRRAKVDEIGHLSLPVYDVELYQEGVLSVIDRGALRGRGFRIVIDYAYGSSSIIFPQILGRLGCEVIALNAYLDPGRITKSAEGFHRSLQQLSEIVRSLGADLGIMLDTGAEKIFVVDDNGDLLSDDLALALMALLVMRTHPPGVIGVPITASSAIEDLARDQGFRVIRTKTAPRASTEAATQEGVIFVGDGLGGFIFSQFQPVFDGMLATLKLLEMLAAQDIRLHQLIRSIPQRFRCHEHIPCPLERKGGTMRALIADTADEQVELVDGVKVHLGNDSVILYPDQDRPYFHIIAEAGTLARAEAHLARYREVLALCMKSSLPEVAP
- a CDS encoding phosphoglucomutase/phosphomannomutase family protein, with product MNPIRFGTSGWRDVIADTFTFANVRLVTRAIAEYLLDEGADQPQVVVGYDTRFLSEAFAAEAATVLAAHGIRVWLTDRDTPTPVIAYEVIRRGAAGGLNITASHNPPEYNGLKFSGPSGGSVPPAVTDRIEKRVQELLAQPEVQYPSLAELEAKGLVVRIDPRPTYLNRLRELVDLKAIAAARLKVAVDLLYGTARGYLDEILREAGCDVQTLHGSSNPAFGGLTPDPSEMNLRELATVVRAGGFHLGLAADGDADRYGIIDKDGGFIEPNYILALLLKHLTTTRGWRMGVARSVATSHLVDAVARLQAVPVYETKVGFKYLGELITQGKVALCGEESAGLSIRGHVPEKDGILAALLVAEMVAIAGGPGVQSLLDTLYAEVGGAIYARRLNLHLTREQQGRLADRLKDLPARVGGLAVVEVNTLDGTKLLLEDGSWFLVRPSGTEPVVRLYLDAHSEAQIEELTTAARALLDV